From a region of the Mycobacterium intracellulare ATCC 13950 genome:
- a CDS encoding LLM class F420-dependent oxidoreductase, with protein sequence MTKIGYFLTCEQFGPKELIDQAKRAEDAGFDALWISDHYHPWNDEQGQSPFVWGVIGALSEATSLPVSTAVTCPTIRIHPAVIAQASATAAVQLDGRFVLGVGSGEALNEHILGDPWPSAGVRLEMLEEAVEVIRKLHQGGEVSHHGKHYEVQEARVYTRPEQPAPIYVSAFGPQAVELAARIGDGYSIAMPDGDLVKQFREAGGGDKPVQAGTKVCWDRDADAALKTAHRLWANEGLPGQTSQILPRPKDFAALMSLVPPETVAESVACGSDPEKHIAQVRQYIDADIDEIYVQQIGPDMDGFFAAWRQAVLPQLRGETR encoded by the coding sequence ATGACCAAGATCGGATACTTTCTCACCTGCGAGCAATTCGGCCCCAAGGAGCTCATCGACCAGGCCAAGCGCGCCGAGGACGCCGGCTTCGACGCGCTGTGGATCTCCGACCACTACCACCCCTGGAACGACGAGCAGGGCCAAAGCCCGTTCGTGTGGGGAGTGATCGGTGCCCTCTCGGAGGCGACGTCGCTGCCCGTCAGCACCGCGGTGACCTGCCCGACCATCCGGATCCATCCGGCGGTCATCGCGCAGGCGTCGGCGACAGCGGCGGTGCAACTCGACGGGCGCTTCGTGCTGGGCGTGGGCAGCGGCGAGGCCCTCAACGAGCACATTCTGGGCGACCCATGGCCGTCCGCCGGTGTGCGCCTCGAAATGCTGGAGGAGGCGGTCGAGGTCATCCGCAAGCTGCACCAGGGTGGCGAGGTGAGCCACCACGGAAAGCATTACGAGGTGCAGGAAGCGCGGGTCTACACGCGGCCGGAGCAGCCGGCGCCGATCTACGTGTCCGCGTTCGGTCCCCAGGCCGTGGAGCTGGCCGCCCGCATCGGCGACGGGTACAGCATCGCCATGCCCGACGGCGATCTGGTCAAGCAATTCCGCGAGGCCGGCGGCGGCGACAAACCGGTACAGGCGGGAACCAAGGTCTGCTGGGATCGAGACGCCGACGCCGCGCTCAAGACGGCGCATCGGTTGTGGGCCAATGAGGGGTTGCCCGGCCAGACCTCCCAGATCCTGCCGCGGCCCAAGGATTTCGCCGCACTGATGTCGCTGGTGCCACCCGAGACCGTCGCCGAGAGCGTCGCCTGCGGCTCGGACCCCGAGAAGCACATCGCGCAGGTGCGCCAGTACATCGACGCCGACATCGACGAGATCTACGTGCAGCAGATCGGTCCCGACATGGACGGTTTCTTCGCGGCGTGGCGCCAAGCCGTGTTGCCCCAGTTGCGCGGCGAAACCCGCTGA
- a CDS encoding CaiB/BaiF CoA transferase family protein: protein MTGPLRDVRIVMMGGLGPAPFCGMLLGDLGADIVRIDAVAGVDGPLPIDYTVRRGQRSLAADVKDPRGRDLVHRLAAGADAFVDVYRPGVAERLGIGPDALTERNPRLVYARMTGYGQDGPLAGHAGHDINYLALTGALHAIGTAESPVPPLNLIGDYGGGGMLLAVGLLSAILEARESGVGQVLDVAMVDGVATLLAPYFGMLPAGTWRDEREANLLDGGAHFYGVYATADGGHVAVGAMESKFYAELCDRLGVTVPQDDDAPAAWAAHRAALAARFAEKPRDEWERILDTPGCCATPVLSLTEAPRHPHHVARQTFVELDGITQPAPAPRFSRTRPATPSAPALPGDHTQALLREAGLDAQTIAELVDSGVVAQSKRRR, encoded by the coding sequence ATGACCGGACCCCTGCGCGACGTCCGCATCGTCATGATGGGCGGGCTGGGGCCCGCACCGTTTTGCGGAATGTTGTTGGGCGACTTGGGCGCCGACATCGTCCGCATCGACGCCGTAGCGGGGGTCGACGGGCCCTTGCCGATCGACTACACGGTCCGGCGCGGCCAGCGCTCGCTGGCCGCCGACGTGAAAGACCCCCGTGGGCGGGACCTGGTGCACCGGCTGGCCGCCGGCGCCGACGCCTTCGTCGACGTGTACCGCCCGGGGGTGGCCGAACGGCTGGGCATCGGGCCGGACGCGCTGACCGAGCGCAACCCGCGCCTGGTCTACGCCCGCATGACCGGGTACGGGCAGGACGGGCCGCTGGCCGGTCACGCCGGTCACGACATCAACTACCTGGCCCTCACGGGCGCGTTGCACGCCATCGGCACCGCCGAATCACCGGTGCCGCCGCTGAATCTGATCGGCGACTACGGCGGCGGCGGAATGCTTTTGGCGGTCGGCCTGCTCAGCGCGATCCTCGAGGCGCGCGAGTCCGGGGTGGGTCAGGTGCTCGACGTCGCGATGGTCGACGGCGTGGCGACGCTGTTGGCGCCCTACTTCGGGATGCTGCCGGCCGGCACCTGGCGCGACGAACGCGAAGCCAATCTGCTCGACGGCGGCGCGCACTTCTACGGCGTCTACGCCACGGCCGACGGTGGTCACGTCGCCGTCGGCGCCATGGAGTCGAAGTTCTACGCCGAACTGTGTGATCGCCTCGGTGTCACCGTGCCCCAGGACGACGACGCCCCGGCCGCGTGGGCCGCGCACCGCGCCGCCCTGGCCGCCCGTTTCGCCGAGAAGCCCCGCGATGAATGGGAGCGCATCCTCGACACGCCGGGATGCTGTGCCACACCGGTGCTTTCGCTGACCGAGGCGCCGCGACATCCGCACCACGTCGCGCGGCAGACGTTCGTCGAACTCGACGGCATCACCCAGCCCGCGCCGGCGCCGCGCTTCTCCCGCACGCGACCGGCTACGCCGTCGGCCCCCGCGCTGCCGGGCGACCACACGCAAGCGCTGCTGCGCGAGGCGGGATTGGACGCGCAAACCATCGCCGAACTCGTCGACTCCGGCGTGGTGGCACAGAGCAAGAGGAGACGTTGA
- a CDS encoding acetyl-CoA C-acetyltransferase — MLDAVRTPRGRGRPDGGLHAVHPQALLARCLTALAERTDFDPVDVDDVIAGNGILSGDHGDDIARMSVLLAGWPETVPGMTLSRFCGSGQQAVTVAAAGIAAGSEDLVIAGGVESMSRWGVTAGVPTIDGNNPDLRAVYPTVPQGISADLIATLEGFGREVVDAYAAQSQSRAAVAIEERRFDRSLVDVAAPAGRVEHDEHPRPGTTTETLSRLKPAFEAMGAARADGEQRTFDEICLERYPGVDRIDHVHHAGNSSGVVDGAAAVLLASSNWMHTHRVTPRAQIRATAAIGSEPIIMLTAPGPAAQRCLERAGMTVADIDLWEINEAFAAVPLKTMRDLDIDPDVVNVNGGAIALGHPIGATGAMLIGTVLDELERRDLTTGLVTMCTGGGMGTATIIERV; from the coding sequence ATTCTCGACGCGGTACGCACGCCGCGCGGGCGAGGCCGCCCCGACGGCGGACTGCACGCGGTGCACCCGCAGGCCTTGCTCGCGCGCTGCCTCACCGCACTGGCCGAGCGGACCGACTTCGATCCGGTCGACGTCGATGACGTGATCGCCGGCAACGGCATCCTCAGCGGGGACCACGGCGACGACATCGCCCGAATGTCCGTGCTGTTGGCGGGGTGGCCGGAGACCGTGCCGGGGATGACGTTGAGCCGGTTCTGCGGCTCGGGCCAGCAGGCCGTCACCGTTGCGGCGGCGGGCATCGCCGCCGGCAGTGAGGATTTGGTGATCGCCGGCGGTGTCGAGTCGATGTCGCGGTGGGGGGTGACGGCCGGGGTCCCGACGATCGACGGCAACAATCCCGATCTTCGCGCAGTGTACCCGACTGTGCCACAAGGCATTTCGGCCGATCTGATCGCGACCCTGGAGGGATTCGGCCGCGAGGTCGTCGACGCCTACGCTGCGCAGAGCCAGAGCCGCGCCGCCGTGGCCATCGAGGAGCGGCGCTTCGATCGTTCCCTGGTCGACGTGGCCGCACCCGCCGGCCGCGTGGAACACGACGAGCATCCGCGCCCGGGCACCACCACTGAGACGCTGTCACGCCTCAAACCGGCCTTCGAGGCGATGGGGGCCGCGCGCGCCGACGGCGAGCAACGCACGTTCGACGAAATTTGCCTCGAGCGCTATCCCGGCGTCGACCGCATCGATCACGTGCACCACGCGGGCAATTCGTCCGGCGTGGTCGACGGCGCCGCCGCCGTACTGCTCGCCTCCTCCAACTGGATGCACACCCACCGCGTGACCCCGCGGGCGCAGATCCGGGCGACCGCGGCCATCGGCAGCGAACCGATCATCATGCTCACCGCGCCCGGCCCCGCGGCGCAGCGGTGCCTGGAACGCGCCGGCATGACGGTGGCCGACATCGATCTGTGGGAGATCAACGAGGCCTTCGCCGCGGTCCCGCTCAAGACGATGCGCGATCTGGACATCGATCCCGACGTGGTCAATGTCAACGGCGGCGCGATCGCCCTCGGGCACCCGATCGGCGCCACCGGCGCCATGCTGATCGGCACCGTTCTCGACGAACTCGAACGTCGTGACCTGACAACGGGACTGGTGACCATGTGCACGGGCGGCGGGATGGGCACGGCGACGATCATCGAGCGGGTGTGA
- a CDS encoding enoyl-CoA hydratase/isomerase family protein, whose protein sequence is MRVPTTLELDRPGDGVAVLRLNRPQRLNAINETMQTELRGLLGDLAVDATVRAVVLTGAGRGFCAGIDVRDFGPSMLEASAPALERMRFQERMAALAEAVRALPQPVIAAVNGPCVGAGLALCLAADIRICSAAATFGNAAIQLGLSGAEMGMSYHLPRIVGTSVAADWMLTGRTVSATEADRRGLVSEVVAADGLAGRAVELARLIAGHAPLGAQLTKRALQVNTDAASFESALELENRNQVITHATDEAAERRKKWSS, encoded by the coding sequence GTGAGAGTGCCGACCACGCTGGAGCTCGACCGGCCCGGTGACGGTGTCGCCGTCCTGCGTCTGAATCGCCCGCAGCGCCTCAACGCCATCAACGAGACGATGCAAACCGAATTGCGCGGCCTGCTCGGCGATTTGGCCGTCGACGCCACGGTGCGCGCCGTGGTGCTGACCGGCGCCGGACGCGGGTTTTGCGCGGGCATCGACGTGCGCGACTTCGGGCCGTCGATGCTCGAAGCCAGCGCGCCGGCGCTGGAGCGGATGCGCTTCCAGGAGAGGATGGCCGCCCTCGCCGAAGCGGTGCGGGCCCTGCCGCAGCCCGTCATCGCCGCCGTCAACGGCCCCTGTGTCGGCGCGGGCCTCGCGCTGTGCCTGGCCGCGGATATCCGAATCTGCTCGGCCGCCGCCACTTTCGGCAACGCCGCCATCCAGCTGGGGCTCTCCGGCGCCGAGATGGGCATGAGCTATCACCTGCCGCGCATCGTCGGCACCAGCGTGGCCGCCGATTGGATGCTCACCGGCCGCACGGTGTCGGCGACCGAAGCCGATCGGCGCGGGCTGGTCAGCGAAGTCGTCGCGGCGGATGGGTTGGCCGGCCGCGCGGTGGAGTTGGCCAGGTTGATCGCGGGCCATGCCCCGCTCGGAGCGCAACTGACCAAGCGCGCCCTGCAGGTCAACACCGACGCCGCGAGCTTCGAGTCGGCGCTGGAACTGGAGAACCGCAACCAGGTGATCACGCACGCGACGGACGAGGCGGCCGAACGCCGCAAGAAGTGGTCTTCATGA